Proteins encoded within one genomic window of Lampris incognitus isolate fLamInc1 chromosome 19, fLamInc1.hap2, whole genome shotgun sequence:
- the ptbp2a gene encoding polypyrimidine tract-binding protein 2 isoform X2, which translates to MDGISDVAVGVKRGSDELSMYNSPNSGISSMSDGTSNGSDSKKLRVEEAPPSRVLHIRKLPNEASETEVIALGLPFGKVTNILTLKGKNQAFLEMGTEEAAITMVNYYTTVTPHVRNVPVFIQYSNHKELKTDAGNQRTQAVLQAVSAVQSGGSPSSDVQEALAAASSPVLRIIIDNMFYPVTLDVLQQIFSKFGTVMKIITFTKNNQFQALLQFSDPVNAQQAKLALDGQNIYNSCCTLRIDFSKLVNLNVKYNNDKSRDYTRPELPAGDGQPSLDPSVAAAFSKDSNSLLGALNPLSAAAAAAAAAGRVALAGQTAANGVLLVSNLNEEMVTPQSLFTLFGVFGDVQRVKILYNKKDSALIQMADANQAQRAMSHMNGQKMYGKIIRVTLSKHQTVALPRDGLDDQGLTKDFTNSPLHRFKKPGSKNFQNIFPPSATLHLSNIPQDVTEEDLRLLFSNAGGTVKAFKFFQDHKMALLQMSTVEEAIQALIDLHNYNMGGNQHLRVSFSKSTI; encoded by the exons ATGGACGG cATCAGCGATGTTGCAGTGGGCGTGAAG AGAGGATCCGATGAGCTGAGTATGTACAACAGTCCCAACTCTGGCATAAGCAGTATGAGTG ATGGGACTTCTAATGGCAGTGATAGTAAAAAGCTGAGGGTGGAGGAAGCCCCCCCATCCCGAGTGCTCCATATTAGGAAGTTGCCTAATGAAGCCTCAGAGACTGAAGTCATTGCTCTTGGCCTGCCCTTTGGGAAGGTCACCAACATCCTCACCCTGAAGGGAAAGAATCAA GCGTTCTTGGAAATGGGCACTGAGGAGGCAGCCATCACCATGGTTAACTACTACACCACTGTGACCCCTCATGTACGCAATGTCCCTGTTTTCATCCAGTACTCCAACCACAAAGAGCTCAAGACGGATGCTGGCAACCAA CGGACCCAGGCAGTGTTGCAGGCTGTTTCAGCTGTCCAGTCTGGTGGTTCTCCCAGTTCAGATGTTCAGGAGGCCCTGGCAGCAGCCTCTAGCCCGGTCCTCCGCATCATCATTGACAACATGTTCTATCCCGTCACGTTAGATGTTCTCCAACAG attttCTCTAAGTTTGGGACAGTCATGAAGATAATTACTTTCACGAAGAACAATCAGTTCCAGGCCCTGCTTCAATTCAGTGACCCTGTGAATGCTCAGCAGGCCAAGCTA GCCCTTGATGGCCAGAACATCTACAACTCATGCTGCACATTGCGCATTGATTTTTCCAAGCTGGTAAACCTTAATGTGAAGTACAACAATGACAAGAGTCGTGACTATACGCGACCCGAGCTCCCAGCGGGAGATGGTCAACCCAGTCTTGACCCGTCAGTGGCCGCAGCCTTCAGTAAAGATTCCAACTCCCTGCTCG GAGCTCTGAATCCCCTCAGCGCTgcggcggctgctgctgctgctgctgggaggGTAGCTCTTGCCGGTCAGACAGCCGCCAATGGCGTCCTACTGGTCAGCAACCTAAATGAGGAG ATGGTTACGCCCCAAAGTCTGTTTACCCTCTTCG GGGTCTTTGGGGATGTCCAGAGGGTAAAAATCCTCTACAATAAGAAGGACAGTGCTCTCATTCAAATGGCAGATGCCAACCAGGCCCAGCGAG CAATgagccacatgaatggccagaagATGTATGGGAAGATCATCAGAGTGACCCTGTCCAAGCACCAGACGGTGGCCCTGCCCCGTGATGGCTTGGACGACCAGGGCCTGACCAAGGACTTCACCAACTCCCCACTACACCGCTTCAAGAAACCCGGCTCCAAGAACTTCCAAAATATATTCCCCCCCTCTGCCACTCTCCACCTTTCCAACATCCC GCAAGATGTGACCGAAGAAGACCTGCGGCTGTTGTTTTCTAATGCAGGTGGCACAGTGAAAGCATTCAAGTTTTTCCA
- the ptbp2a gene encoding polypyrimidine tract-binding protein 2 isoform X1, translating into MDGISDVAVGVKRGSDELSMYNSPNSGISSMSDGTSNGSDSKKLRVEEAPPSRVLHIRKLPNEASETEVIALGLPFGKVTNILTLKGKNQAFLEMGTEEAAITMVNYYTTVTPHVRNVPVFIQYSNHKELKTDAGNQRTQAVLQAVSAVQSGGSPSSDVQEALAAASSPVLRIIIDNMFYPVTLDVLQQIFSKFGTVMKIITFTKNNQFQALLQFSDPVNAQQAKLALDGQNIYNSCCTLRIDFSKLVNLNVKYNNDKSRDYTRPELPAGDGQPSLDPSVAAAFSKDSNSLLGKIPGALNPLSAAAAAAAAAGRVALAGQTAANGVLLVSNLNEEMVTPQSLFTLFGVFGDVQRVKILYNKKDSALIQMADANQAQRAMSHMNGQKMYGKIIRVTLSKHQTVALPRDGLDDQGLTKDFTNSPLHRFKKPGSKNFQNIFPPSATLHLSNIPQDVTEEDLRLLFSNAGGTVKAFKFFQDHKMALLQMSTVEEAIQALIDLHNYNMGGNQHLRVSFSKSTI; encoded by the exons ATGGACGG cATCAGCGATGTTGCAGTGGGCGTGAAG AGAGGATCCGATGAGCTGAGTATGTACAACAGTCCCAACTCTGGCATAAGCAGTATGAGTG ATGGGACTTCTAATGGCAGTGATAGTAAAAAGCTGAGGGTGGAGGAAGCCCCCCCATCCCGAGTGCTCCATATTAGGAAGTTGCCTAATGAAGCCTCAGAGACTGAAGTCATTGCTCTTGGCCTGCCCTTTGGGAAGGTCACCAACATCCTCACCCTGAAGGGAAAGAATCAA GCGTTCTTGGAAATGGGCACTGAGGAGGCAGCCATCACCATGGTTAACTACTACACCACTGTGACCCCTCATGTACGCAATGTCCCTGTTTTCATCCAGTACTCCAACCACAAAGAGCTCAAGACGGATGCTGGCAACCAA CGGACCCAGGCAGTGTTGCAGGCTGTTTCAGCTGTCCAGTCTGGTGGTTCTCCCAGTTCAGATGTTCAGGAGGCCCTGGCAGCAGCCTCTAGCCCGGTCCTCCGCATCATCATTGACAACATGTTCTATCCCGTCACGTTAGATGTTCTCCAACAG attttCTCTAAGTTTGGGACAGTCATGAAGATAATTACTTTCACGAAGAACAATCAGTTCCAGGCCCTGCTTCAATTCAGTGACCCTGTGAATGCTCAGCAGGCCAAGCTA GCCCTTGATGGCCAGAACATCTACAACTCATGCTGCACATTGCGCATTGATTTTTCCAAGCTGGTAAACCTTAATGTGAAGTACAACAATGACAAGAGTCGTGACTATACGCGACCCGAGCTCCCAGCGGGAGATGGTCAACCCAGTCTTGACCCGTCAGTGGCCGCAGCCTTCAGTAAAGATTCCAACTCCCTGCTCGGTAAGATCCCAG GAGCTCTGAATCCCCTCAGCGCTgcggcggctgctgctgctgctgctgggaggGTAGCTCTTGCCGGTCAGACAGCCGCCAATGGCGTCCTACTGGTCAGCAACCTAAATGAGGAG ATGGTTACGCCCCAAAGTCTGTTTACCCTCTTCG GGGTCTTTGGGGATGTCCAGAGGGTAAAAATCCTCTACAATAAGAAGGACAGTGCTCTCATTCAAATGGCAGATGCCAACCAGGCCCAGCGAG CAATgagccacatgaatggccagaagATGTATGGGAAGATCATCAGAGTGACCCTGTCCAAGCACCAGACGGTGGCCCTGCCCCGTGATGGCTTGGACGACCAGGGCCTGACCAAGGACTTCACCAACTCCCCACTACACCGCTTCAAGAAACCCGGCTCCAAGAACTTCCAAAATATATTCCCCCCCTCTGCCACTCTCCACCTTTCCAACATCCC GCAAGATGTGACCGAAGAAGACCTGCGGCTGTTGTTTTCTAATGCAGGTGGCACAGTGAAAGCATTCAAGTTTTTCCA